In the genome of Salana multivorans, the window TCCTGCGCAAGCTCGCCTCCCGCTCGCGCATCTTCACCAGCCCGATGGCCCAGGACTGGGAGGAGCCCGCGCGGCAGAACCTCGCCGCGGAGCTGGAGCTGCTCGAGGGCGAGCTGGTCGACCTGGAGGAGGCCGAGCACGCCGAGAGCGAGCGGCTCGCCGCCGAGTCGGGCGGGGACGCGGAGCGCGGTGACGCGGTCGCGGGCGACGACGCGGGCGACGAGGACGCGATGAACGTCGGCGCAGCCGACGGCGACGCGGCGCACGTCCGCGCCACGGGCGGGGAGGGCGGGACGGCGTCCGGTCCGCTCGCCCCCGAGGCTCGCGGCTCGGGTCGCGACTCCGGACCGGTGACGCCGGACGAGCACCAGGTCGTCCGGCGCAGCATCCGGGAGATCCCCGCGGACCGGCGCGACGCCGGTGGTCGCGAGGGTCGAGGGCTGTCCACCGACGAGCCGGATGTCGACGAGGGCTACTCCACGCTCAACCGCATCCCGCGGTTCCGCGGCCGCCCCTAGCGTCTGGTGCTCCACGACCCGTCCGGGCCGCGGAGCACGAGTCGAGAGGGACCACCCATGACGCAGTACCGAGTCGACGCCGAGGCCGTGGCGGGCGCCGCGGCCGCCACGAGGGCCTCCGGCCAGGTCATCGCCTCCGAGGTGCAGGCGATGATGAACCACCTCACCACGCTCGAGTCGTCCTGGCAGGGCTCGGCCGCCACGCAGCTCGGGCTGCTCGCCCAGCAGTGGCGGACCACGCAGACGCAGGTCGAGTCGAGCCTCACGGCGATCGGGGTCGCGCTGGACTCCGCCGCACGCCGGTACACCGACACCGAGGACGCCGCGACACGGCTCTTCATCCCGGTCTAGCCGGCGGCCCCGCGACGCGGGCTGCACCCGGCGGGCTCGCGACGCGGGCTGCACCCGGCGGGCTCGCGACGCGTCGGTGTCATGCCGGAGCAGCGAGCGTCCCGCGCACGGCGTCCTCGCCGTCTCCGGGACGGCCACCTCGTCCGCACCTCGGTGGTCCGCCGGGCCCTCCCCTGGACGTCCGCCTCGAGCTCAGCGCGTTGGGGGTCTCGGGGGCGGTCACGCAGCGCCCGAGGACGATCGATCCCACGGCCAGCCGAGCCGCGACGGCGGCCCGGCGGACCCGACGCACGGCACGTCCGCCTGTCCTCCGTCGTCGGGCGAAGCCGGTGACCGGCAGGATCGCGGCGTTGACGCCGGAGCGAGCGTCGCCACCGCTGAGGATCTCGTCGCCATTGCCGTCACGACGGCCCCGGCCGCAGCGACCAGTCGCCCACCGGGAGCAGCGCGAGGAGCGCCGCCTCCTGCTCCGCGTCCACCTCCGCGTAGGCGTCCGCCGAGACCTCCACGGTCTCCGCATGCGCCAGCGCGTCGCTCCGGCGACCGGTCAGCGCATCGATCCACGCCGAGACGAACGCCCGGGCGGCCGAGCCCACCCGATGCCCGAGGCCGCCCACTCCGTCCTCGACGTCGAGCAGCACCGCGCGGGCCGACCTCAGCCCCTCGGCCTGGGCGGTCCAGTCGGACACCGCACGGCGTAACGCGTCGATCCACACCCGCGAAACCTCACCAGACCCCATGAGCACCCCTGAACCATCCGAAACCGACTCCCCGCGATGCTACTCACAGGTAGCAGTCGAGGGTCAAGTCCGGGCGCTCGGTCCGCCGGCGGCGCCCACGATGGCGGCCGTCCCGCGGTGCGCCGGTAGCCTCGGACGGTGACCGACCTCCACCGCCCTCACCTGCACGCACGTCCCCGAACGGGCTGGATCAACGACCCGAACGGCATCGGCTTCTGGGACGGTCGGTGGCACGTCATGTGCCAGCACAACCCGAGCTCCCCGGTGTGGGGCGACATCACCTGGGCACACCTGTCCTCGACCGACCTCGTGCACTGGCGGGAGGAGCCGATCGCGCTGCACAAGCGCCCCGGGACGATCGACGGGAACGGCGCGTGGTCGGGGGTCGCGCTCAGCGTCGGAGCCTCGGGTGGACCGGCCCCGGCCGGTCGGCCGCCGCTCGTCTACACCGCCGTGCCCGAGGCGGGGACGGGGTCGGCCCGGGTCGCCGTCGCCGAGCCCGTGGCCGACGACGCGAGCGCCTGGCGCCAGCCGGACGCCGGCGTCACACCGCCCGCGCTCGAGGACGTCCGCGACGTTCGCGACCCCTACCTGTTCGAGTGGCAGGGGCGACGGCTCGCGATCCAGGGCGCCGGGACGGACGACGGCACGCCGCTCGTGCTGCTCTACGACGCGAGCGACCTCGACGAGTGGCGCTACCTCGGCCGGCTGCTCACCGGCGACGACCCTCTCGCGGCCGAGCTGGCGGCATCGCTCCTGTGGGAGTGCCCGCAGCTCGTCCGGTTCGGCGAGACGTGGGTGCTCGTCCTCGCCCTCTGGGACGACCGCCCGCCCGGCTGCGAGCACTTCGGCCCGCAGCGCGTCGCGTGGCTCGCGGGGACGCTCACGGCCGAGGGCGCCGACAGCCCCGACGGCCTCCGCTTCGTGCCCAGCACCGGCGGCCCCTACGACACGGGGACGTGCGCCTACGCCCCGCAGCTCGTCACGACCGAGTCCGGCGAGGTGCTCGCCTGGACCTGGGTCTGGGAGGGGACGCGCAGCGACGGCGTCCCAGACGGACGTGACTGGGCCGGCCTGCTCGCGCTCCCCCGCGTCCTCGAGCTCGGCCCGACGGGCCTCACGAGCCGCCTCGCGCCGCCGGTCCTCGACGTGTTCGGCCGCCGGGAGCCCGTCGCGACCGGGGACGCCTGGACGGCGCCGTCCGATCGGGCCTGGCTGCTGGACGCCGGCGCCACCGGGACGAGCGCCGCCGACGCCGACGCCTCCCGCGTCACGATCGACGTCGTCGACGACACCGGCGCGGCGGTCGAGCCCGCGCTGACGCCGCTCGCCGCGACGGCTCCGTCGACTCCCGCGGCCCCCGCGCGTCCCGTCCTCGACCTCGCGGGCGCCCGGGTCGGGGTGCTCGGTGACGCCTCGGTCCTCGAGGCGTTCGTCGACGGGCAGGCCCACACGGTCCGCGTGTACCTCCGACCGGGTGAGCTGCTGCGGGTCCGGGTCACCGGCGCGGGCGACGCGACCGTCGCCGTCACCGACGAGACCGGCTACGAGACCGGCTACGAGTCCGGCTACGAGAACGGGCGCGGAGCGTGACGACGCCCGCGGCCCCGGTGCCGTCGCCCGGGCTGCACGCGGCGTCCGTCGAGGAGCTGGCCTCCTGGGAGCCGCCGACGCACGACCAGGCGAGCCTTCGCCAGGCCTACCTCGCCTTCCTGCTCGCCGGACCCGATGGCCTGTGGCGCGCCAACGCGCCGGGACACCTCACGGCGTCGGGCCTCGTCCTCGACGCGACCCGCCGGTTCGTCCTGCTCGTCCTGCACCCGCGGGCTGGACGGTGGCTGCCGCCCGGCGGCCACCTCGAGCCGGGCGACGACTCGCTCGCCGCGGCGGCGCTGCGCGAGGTCACGGAGGAGACCGGGCTGGTCGGGGCCCGCGTCGACGCCACCCCGCTCCTTCTCGACGCGCACCCGTTCACGTGCGCGCTCGGGATCCCGACGCGCCACCTGGACGTCGGCTACGTCGTCCGCGCGGCGGGGACGCCGGACGGCCTCCCGCCCACGCCGGTGTGCAGCGACGAGTCGCTCGACGTGCGCTGGTGGCCCGTCGACGCCCTGCCCGAGCCGACGACGCCGCGGCTGGCCGTCGAGGTCGCGGCGGCGCTCGCCGTCCCGGCCGGCCGCTAGCCGGTCGCGCCGTGGCCGTCCTCGTCGATCCCGCCCGGTGGCCGGCCCACGGGACGCTGTGGTCGCACCTGGTCTCGGACTCCTCGCTGGGCGAGCTGCACGCCTTCGCCCATCGTGCGGGCGTGCCGGCCCGCGGCTTCGACCAGGACCACTACGACGTCCCCGCGACCCGGGTCGACGACCTCGCGGCGCTGGGCGCCGAGCGCGTCGGCGGGCACGAGCTCATCACGCGGCTGCGGGCCTCGGGTCTGCGCCGCCCGCCGCGGCTGCGCGCGGCTGAGCGCGCTCGCCTCCTCCTGCGGTGGCGGGAGGCGGCCGGGCCGAGGCAGGAGACGCTCGC includes:
- a CDS encoding WXG100 family type VII secretion target; translation: MTQYRVDAEAVAGAAAATRASGQVIASEVQAMMNHLTTLESSWQGSAATQLGLLAQQWRTTQTQVESSLTAIGVALDSAARRYTDTEDAATRLFIPV
- a CDS encoding NUDIX hydrolase; its protein translation is MTTPAAPVPSPGLHAASVEELASWEPPTHDQASLRQAYLAFLLAGPDGLWRANAPGHLTASGLVLDATRRFVLLVLHPRAGRWLPPGGHLEPGDDSLAAAALREVTEETGLVGARVDATPLLLDAHPFTCALGIPTRHLDVGYVVRAAGTPDGLPPTPVCSDESLDVRWWPVDALPEPTTPRLAVEVAAALAVPAGR
- a CDS encoding glycoside hydrolase family 32 protein yields the protein MTDLHRPHLHARPRTGWINDPNGIGFWDGRWHVMCQHNPSSPVWGDITWAHLSSTDLVHWREEPIALHKRPGTIDGNGAWSGVALSVGASGGPAPAGRPPLVYTAVPEAGTGSARVAVAEPVADDASAWRQPDAGVTPPALEDVRDVRDPYLFEWQGRRLAIQGAGTDDGTPLVLLYDASDLDEWRYLGRLLTGDDPLAAELAASLLWECPQLVRFGETWVLVLALWDDRPPGCEHFGPQRVAWLAGTLTAEGADSPDGLRFVPSTGGPYDTGTCAYAPQLVTTESGEVLAWTWVWEGTRSDGVPDGRDWAGLLALPRVLELGPTGLTSRLAPPVLDVFGRREPVATGDAWTAPSDRAWLLDAGATGTSAADADASRVTIDVVDDTGAAVEPALTPLAATAPSTPAAPARPVLDLAGARVGVLGDASVLEAFVDGQAHTVRVYLRPGELLRVRVTGAGDATVAVTDETGYETGYESGYENGRGA